In the genome of Apodemus sylvaticus chromosome 2, mApoSyl1.1, whole genome shotgun sequence, one region contains:
- the Rad52 gene encoding DNA repair protein RAD52 homolog isoform X3, translating to MAGAEEAVHGGRDNHAPFAGGKSVLLFGQSQYTADEYQAIQNALRQRLGPEYISSRVAGGGQKVCYIEGHRVINLANEMFGYNGWAHSITQQNVDFVDLNNGKFYVGVCAFVRVQLKDGSYHEDVGYGVSEGLRSKALSLEKARKEAVTDGLKRALRSFGNALGNCILDKDYLRSLSKLPRQLPLEVDLTKTKREDFEPSVEQARYNSCRQNEALGPPKAQEAASPCRPSHPYDSNIKLHEAKDISTSWYWTQVPPFPLWPLLVWLWLISTPALETASGLCASSSRSIVVNLVCSSLATTLESDATHQRKLRKLRQQQLQQQFREQMEAHRQSHTPAKEVEATHEGIPAPPKHSTPVNAASELLREKAVFPENLEENLEMWDLTPDLEDIFKPSGRAEPPQTSATRTLNNQDSVPHIHCHQKLQEKPGPGHLQTCSTNQNVLENSEPHRKSQDLKKRKLDPS from the exons ATGGCTGGGGCTGAAGAAGCAGTCCACGGAGGGCGCGATAACCATGCTCCCTTTGCTGGTGGGAAGTCTGTGCTCCTCTTTGGACAG AGCCAGTACACAGCAGATGAATACCAGGCCATCCAGAATGctctgaggcagaggctgggtcCTGAGTACATTAGCAGCCGTGTAGCTGGAGGAGGTCAGAAG gtGTGTTATATTGAAGGTCATCGGGTAATTAATCTGGCCAATGAGATGTTTGGTTACAATGGTTGGGCACACTCCATCACCCAGCAAAATGTGG ATTTTGTTGACCTCAACAATGGCAAATTCTACGTGGGAGTCTGTGCATTTGTAAGGGTGCAGTTAaag GATGGTTCCTATCATGAGGACGTGGGCTATGGAGTTAGTGAGGGCCTCAGGTCGAAGGCCTTGTCACTGGAGAAGGCCAGGAAGGAAGCTGTGACTGATGGACTGAAGCGGGCACTCAG GAGTTTTGGGAATGCACTTGGAAACTGCATTCTAGACAAAGACTATCTGAGGTCACTGAGTAAGCTCCCACGACAG CTCCCTCTTGAAGTGGATTTAACTAAAACAAAGAGAGAAGATTTCGAACCATCTGTAGAGCAGGCAAGATATAACAGTTGCCGACAGAATGAAGCATTGGGACCCCCCAAAGCACAGGAAGCAGCGTCCCCTTGCAGACCAAGCCACCCCTATGATTCGAACATTAAGCTACACGAGGCTAAGGACATCAGCACCTCCTGGTACTGGACTCaggtccctccctttcctctttggcCCCTTCTAGTGTGGCTTTGGTTGATTTCTACTCCTGCACTTGAAACAGCAAGTGGTTTGTGTGCTTCCTCAAGCCGGTCCATTGTGGTTAACTTGGTTTGCAGCAGTCTGGCCACCACCTTGGAGAGTGATGCCACTCACCAGAGAAAGCTCCGGAAGCTCCGGCAGCAGCAGCTACAGCAGCAGTTCCGGGAACAGATGGAGGCTCACCGGCAGAGCCACACACCTGCCAAAGAGGTGGAAGCCACGCATGAGG GGATTCCAGCTCCTCCAAAACACAGCACCCCTGTAAATGCAGCCTCAGAACTCCTCAGGGAGAAAGCCGTCTTTCCAG AGAACCTTGAAGAGAATCTTGAAATGTGGGACCTTACTCCAGACTTAGAGGACATCTTTAAGCCCTCAGGCAGAGCAGAACCACCCCAAACCTCTGCCACTCGAACCCTCAACAACCAGGACAGTGTCCCACATATCCATTGCCACCAGAAACTACAAGAAAAACCTGGACCTGGGCACCTGCAGACCTGCAGCACTAATCAGAATGTCCTAG AAAACTCTGAACCTCATAGGAAGAGCCAGGACCTGAAGAAAAGGAAACTAGATCCATCCTGA
- the Rad52 gene encoding DNA repair protein RAD52 homolog isoform X1, which produces MAGAEEAVHGGRDNHAPFAGGKSVLLFGQSQYTADEYQAIQNALRQRLGPEYISSRVAGGGQKVCYIEGHRVINLANEMFGYNGWAHSITQQNVDFVDLNNGKFYVGVCAFVRVQLKDGSYHEDVGYGVSEGLRSKALSLEKARKEAVTDGLKRALRSFGNALGNCILDKDYLRSLSKLPRQLPLEVDLTKTKREDFEPSVEQARYNSCRQNEALGPPKAQEAASPCRPSHPYDSNIKLHEAKDISTSWYWTQVPPFPLWPLLVWLWLISTPALETASGLCASSSRSIVVNLVCSSLATTLESDATHQRKLRKLRQQQLQQQFREQMEAHRQSHTPAKEVEATHEENLEENLEMWDLTPDLEDIFKPSGRAEPPQTSATRTLNNQDSVPHIHCHQKLQEKPGPGHLQTCSTNQNVLENSEPHRKSQDLKKRKLDPS; this is translated from the exons ATGGCTGGGGCTGAAGAAGCAGTCCACGGAGGGCGCGATAACCATGCTCCCTTTGCTGGTGGGAAGTCTGTGCTCCTCTTTGGACAG AGCCAGTACACAGCAGATGAATACCAGGCCATCCAGAATGctctgaggcagaggctgggtcCTGAGTACATTAGCAGCCGTGTAGCTGGAGGAGGTCAGAAG gtGTGTTATATTGAAGGTCATCGGGTAATTAATCTGGCCAATGAGATGTTTGGTTACAATGGTTGGGCACACTCCATCACCCAGCAAAATGTGG ATTTTGTTGACCTCAACAATGGCAAATTCTACGTGGGAGTCTGTGCATTTGTAAGGGTGCAGTTAaag GATGGTTCCTATCATGAGGACGTGGGCTATGGAGTTAGTGAGGGCCTCAGGTCGAAGGCCTTGTCACTGGAGAAGGCCAGGAAGGAAGCTGTGACTGATGGACTGAAGCGGGCACTCAG GAGTTTTGGGAATGCACTTGGAAACTGCATTCTAGACAAAGACTATCTGAGGTCACTGAGTAAGCTCCCACGACAG CTCCCTCTTGAAGTGGATTTAACTAAAACAAAGAGAGAAGATTTCGAACCATCTGTAGAGCAGGCAAGATATAACAGTTGCCGACAGAATGAAGCATTGGGACCCCCCAAAGCACAGGAAGCAGCGTCCCCTTGCAGACCAAGCCACCCCTATGATTCGAACATTAAGCTACACGAGGCTAAGGACATCAGCACCTCCTGGTACTGGACTCaggtccctccctttcctctttggcCCCTTCTAGTGTGGCTTTGGTTGATTTCTACTCCTGCACTTGAAACAGCAAGTGGTTTGTGTGCTTCCTCAAGCCGGTCCATTGTGGTTAACTTGGTTTGCAGCAGTCTGGCCACCACCTTGGAGAGTGATGCCACTCACCAGAGAAAGCTCCGGAAGCTCCGGCAGCAGCAGCTACAGCAGCAGTTCCGGGAACAGATGGAGGCTCACCGGCAGAGCCACACACCTGCCAAAGAGGTGGAAGCCACGCATGAGG AGAACCTTGAAGAGAATCTTGAAATGTGGGACCTTACTCCAGACTTAGAGGACATCTTTAAGCCCTCAGGCAGAGCAGAACCACCCCAAACCTCTGCCACTCGAACCCTCAACAACCAGGACAGTGTCCCACATATCCATTGCCACCAGAAACTACAAGAAAAACCTGGACCTGGGCACCTGCAGACCTGCAGCACTAATCAGAATGTCCTAG AAAACTCTGAACCTCATAGGAAGAGCCAGGACCTGAAGAAAAGGAAACTAGATCCATCCTGA
- the Rad52 gene encoding DNA repair protein RAD52 homolog isoform X5 codes for MAGAEEAVHGGRDNHAPFAGGKSVLLFGQSQYTADEYQAIQNALRQRLGPEYISSRVAGGGQKVCYIEGHRVINLANEMFGYNGWAHSITQQNVDFVDLNNGKFYVGVCAFVRVQLKDGSYHEDVGYGVSEGLRSKALSLEKARKEAVTDGLKRALRSFGNALGNCILDKDYLRSLSKLPRQLPLEVDLTKTKREDFEPSVEQARYNSCRQNEALGPPKAQEAASPCRPSHPYDSNIKLHEAKDISTSCLATTLESDATHQRKLRKLRQQQLQQQFREQMEAHRQSHTPAKEVEATHEGIPAPPKHSTPVNAASELLREKAVFPENLEENLEMWDLTPDLEDIFKPSGRAEPPQTSATRTLNNQDSVPHIHCHQKLQEKPGPGHLQTCSTNQNVLENSEPHRKSQDLKKRKLDPS; via the exons ATGGCTGGGGCTGAAGAAGCAGTCCACGGAGGGCGCGATAACCATGCTCCCTTTGCTGGTGGGAAGTCTGTGCTCCTCTTTGGACAG AGCCAGTACACAGCAGATGAATACCAGGCCATCCAGAATGctctgaggcagaggctgggtcCTGAGTACATTAGCAGCCGTGTAGCTGGAGGAGGTCAGAAG gtGTGTTATATTGAAGGTCATCGGGTAATTAATCTGGCCAATGAGATGTTTGGTTACAATGGTTGGGCACACTCCATCACCCAGCAAAATGTGG ATTTTGTTGACCTCAACAATGGCAAATTCTACGTGGGAGTCTGTGCATTTGTAAGGGTGCAGTTAaag GATGGTTCCTATCATGAGGACGTGGGCTATGGAGTTAGTGAGGGCCTCAGGTCGAAGGCCTTGTCACTGGAGAAGGCCAGGAAGGAAGCTGTGACTGATGGACTGAAGCGGGCACTCAG GAGTTTTGGGAATGCACTTGGAAACTGCATTCTAGACAAAGACTATCTGAGGTCACTGAGTAAGCTCCCACGACAG CTCCCTCTTGAAGTGGATTTAACTAAAACAAAGAGAGAAGATTTCGAACCATCTGTAGAGCAGGCAAGATATAACAGTTGCCGACAGAATGAAGCATTGGGACCCCCCAAAGCACAGGAAGCAGCGTCCCCTTGCAGACCAAGCCACCCCTATGATTCGAACATTAAGCTACACGAGGCTAAGGACATCAGCACCTCCTG TCTGGCCACCACCTTGGAGAGTGATGCCACTCACCAGAGAAAGCTCCGGAAGCTCCGGCAGCAGCAGCTACAGCAGCAGTTCCGGGAACAGATGGAGGCTCACCGGCAGAGCCACACACCTGCCAAAGAGGTGGAAGCCACGCATGAGG GGATTCCAGCTCCTCCAAAACACAGCACCCCTGTAAATGCAGCCTCAGAACTCCTCAGGGAGAAAGCCGTCTTTCCAG AGAACCTTGAAGAGAATCTTGAAATGTGGGACCTTACTCCAGACTTAGAGGACATCTTTAAGCCCTCAGGCAGAGCAGAACCACCCCAAACCTCTGCCACTCGAACCCTCAACAACCAGGACAGTGTCCCACATATCCATTGCCACCAGAAACTACAAGAAAAACCTGGACCTGGGCACCTGCAGACCTGCAGCACTAATCAGAATGTCCTAG AAAACTCTGAACCTCATAGGAAGAGCCAGGACCTGAAGAAAAGGAAACTAGATCCATCCTGA
- the Rad52 gene encoding DNA repair protein RAD52 homolog isoform X4 yields the protein MAGAEEAVHGGRDNHAPFAGGKSVLLFGQSQYTADEYQAIQNALRQRLGPEYISSRVAGGGQKVCYIEGHRVINLANEMFGYNGWAHSITQQNVDFVDLNNGKFYVGVCAFVRVQLKDGSYHEDVGYGVSEGLRSKALSLEKARKEAVTDGLKRALRSFGNALGNCILDKDYLRSLSKLPRQLPLEVDLTKTKREDFEPSVEQARYNSCRQNEALGPPKAQEAASPCRPSHPYDSNIKLHEAKDISTSCSLATTLESDATHQRKLRKLRQQQLQQQFREQMEAHRQSHTPAKEVEATHEGIPAPPKHSTPVNAASELLREKAVFPENLEENLEMWDLTPDLEDIFKPSGRAEPPQTSATRTLNNQDSVPHIHCHQKLQEKPGPGHLQTCSTNQNVLENSEPHRKSQDLKKRKLDPS from the exons ATGGCTGGGGCTGAAGAAGCAGTCCACGGAGGGCGCGATAACCATGCTCCCTTTGCTGGTGGGAAGTCTGTGCTCCTCTTTGGACAG AGCCAGTACACAGCAGATGAATACCAGGCCATCCAGAATGctctgaggcagaggctgggtcCTGAGTACATTAGCAGCCGTGTAGCTGGAGGAGGTCAGAAG gtGTGTTATATTGAAGGTCATCGGGTAATTAATCTGGCCAATGAGATGTTTGGTTACAATGGTTGGGCACACTCCATCACCCAGCAAAATGTGG ATTTTGTTGACCTCAACAATGGCAAATTCTACGTGGGAGTCTGTGCATTTGTAAGGGTGCAGTTAaag GATGGTTCCTATCATGAGGACGTGGGCTATGGAGTTAGTGAGGGCCTCAGGTCGAAGGCCTTGTCACTGGAGAAGGCCAGGAAGGAAGCTGTGACTGATGGACTGAAGCGGGCACTCAG GAGTTTTGGGAATGCACTTGGAAACTGCATTCTAGACAAAGACTATCTGAGGTCACTGAGTAAGCTCCCACGACAG CTCCCTCTTGAAGTGGATTTAACTAAAACAAAGAGAGAAGATTTCGAACCATCTGTAGAGCAGGCAAGATATAACAGTTGCCGACAGAATGAAGCATTGGGACCCCCCAAAGCACAGGAAGCAGCGTCCCCTTGCAGACCAAGCCACCCCTATGATTCGAACATTAAGCTACACGAGGCTAAGGACATCAGCACCTCCTG CAGTCTGGCCACCACCTTGGAGAGTGATGCCACTCACCAGAGAAAGCTCCGGAAGCTCCGGCAGCAGCAGCTACAGCAGCAGTTCCGGGAACAGATGGAGGCTCACCGGCAGAGCCACACACCTGCCAAAGAGGTGGAAGCCACGCATGAGG GGATTCCAGCTCCTCCAAAACACAGCACCCCTGTAAATGCAGCCTCAGAACTCCTCAGGGAGAAAGCCGTCTTTCCAG AGAACCTTGAAGAGAATCTTGAAATGTGGGACCTTACTCCAGACTTAGAGGACATCTTTAAGCCCTCAGGCAGAGCAGAACCACCCCAAACCTCTGCCACTCGAACCCTCAACAACCAGGACAGTGTCCCACATATCCATTGCCACCAGAAACTACAAGAAAAACCTGGACCTGGGCACCTGCAGACCTGCAGCACTAATCAGAATGTCCTAG AAAACTCTGAACCTCATAGGAAGAGCCAGGACCTGAAGAAAAGGAAACTAGATCCATCCTGA
- the Rad52 gene encoding DNA repair protein RAD52 homolog isoform X6, which yields MAGAEEAVHGGRDNHAPFAGGKSVLLFGQSQYTADEYQAIQNALRQRLGPEYISSRVAGGGQKVCYIEGHRVINLANEMFGYNGWAHSITQQNVDFVDLNNGKFYVGVCAFVRVQLKDGSYHEDVGYGVSEGLRSKALSLEKARKEAVTDGLKRALRSFGNALGNCILDKDYLRSLSKLPRQLPLEVDLTKTKREDFEPSVEQARYNSCRQNEALGPPKAQEAASPCRPSHPYDSNIKLHEAKDISTSWYWTQVPPFPLWPLLVWLWLISTPALETASGLCASSSRSIVVNLVCSSLATTLESDATHQRKLRKLRQQQLQQQFREQMEAHRQSHTPAKEVEATHEGIPAPPKHSTPVNAASELLREKAVFPENSEPHRKSQDLKKRKLDPS from the exons ATGGCTGGGGCTGAAGAAGCAGTCCACGGAGGGCGCGATAACCATGCTCCCTTTGCTGGTGGGAAGTCTGTGCTCCTCTTTGGACAG AGCCAGTACACAGCAGATGAATACCAGGCCATCCAGAATGctctgaggcagaggctgggtcCTGAGTACATTAGCAGCCGTGTAGCTGGAGGAGGTCAGAAG gtGTGTTATATTGAAGGTCATCGGGTAATTAATCTGGCCAATGAGATGTTTGGTTACAATGGTTGGGCACACTCCATCACCCAGCAAAATGTGG ATTTTGTTGACCTCAACAATGGCAAATTCTACGTGGGAGTCTGTGCATTTGTAAGGGTGCAGTTAaag GATGGTTCCTATCATGAGGACGTGGGCTATGGAGTTAGTGAGGGCCTCAGGTCGAAGGCCTTGTCACTGGAGAAGGCCAGGAAGGAAGCTGTGACTGATGGACTGAAGCGGGCACTCAG GAGTTTTGGGAATGCACTTGGAAACTGCATTCTAGACAAAGACTATCTGAGGTCACTGAGTAAGCTCCCACGACAG CTCCCTCTTGAAGTGGATTTAACTAAAACAAAGAGAGAAGATTTCGAACCATCTGTAGAGCAGGCAAGATATAACAGTTGCCGACAGAATGAAGCATTGGGACCCCCCAAAGCACAGGAAGCAGCGTCCCCTTGCAGACCAAGCCACCCCTATGATTCGAACATTAAGCTACACGAGGCTAAGGACATCAGCACCTCCTGGTACTGGACTCaggtccctccctttcctctttggcCCCTTCTAGTGTGGCTTTGGTTGATTTCTACTCCTGCACTTGAAACAGCAAGTGGTTTGTGTGCTTCCTCAAGCCGGTCCATTGTGGTTAACTTGGTTTGCAGCAGTCTGGCCACCACCTTGGAGAGTGATGCCACTCACCAGAGAAAGCTCCGGAAGCTCCGGCAGCAGCAGCTACAGCAGCAGTTCCGGGAACAGATGGAGGCTCACCGGCAGAGCCACACACCTGCCAAAGAGGTGGAAGCCACGCATGAGG GGATTCCAGCTCCTCCAAAACACAGCACCCCTGTAAATGCAGCCTCAGAACTCCTCAGGGAGAAAGCCGTCTTTCCAG AAAACTCTGAACCTCATAGGAAGAGCCAGGACCTGAAGAAAAGGAAACTAGATCCATCCTGA
- the Rad52 gene encoding DNA repair protein RAD52 homolog isoform X2, protein MAGAEEAVHGGRDNHAPFAGGKSVLLFGQSQYTADEYQAIQNALRQRLGPEYISSRVAGGGQKVCYIEGHRVINLANEMFGYNGWAHSITQQNVDFVDLNNGKFYVGVCAFVRVQLKDGSYHEDVGYGVSEGLRSKALSLEKARKEAVTDGLKRALRSFGNALGNCILDKDYLRSLSKLPRQLPLEVDLTKTKREDFEPSVEQARYNSCRQNEALGPPKAQEAASPCRPSHPYDSNIKLHEAKDISTSCSLATTLESDATHQRKLRKLRQQQLQQQFREQMEAHRQSHTPAKEVEATHEGIPAPPKHSTPVNAASELLREKAVFPENLEENLEMWDLTPDLEDIFKPSGRAEPPQTSATRTLNNQDSVPHIHCHQKLQEKPGPGHLQTCSTNQNVLGVWKNKNSGFNSIKCKGKVLVCFKKLT, encoded by the exons ATGGCTGGGGCTGAAGAAGCAGTCCACGGAGGGCGCGATAACCATGCTCCCTTTGCTGGTGGGAAGTCTGTGCTCCTCTTTGGACAG AGCCAGTACACAGCAGATGAATACCAGGCCATCCAGAATGctctgaggcagaggctgggtcCTGAGTACATTAGCAGCCGTGTAGCTGGAGGAGGTCAGAAG gtGTGTTATATTGAAGGTCATCGGGTAATTAATCTGGCCAATGAGATGTTTGGTTACAATGGTTGGGCACACTCCATCACCCAGCAAAATGTGG ATTTTGTTGACCTCAACAATGGCAAATTCTACGTGGGAGTCTGTGCATTTGTAAGGGTGCAGTTAaag GATGGTTCCTATCATGAGGACGTGGGCTATGGAGTTAGTGAGGGCCTCAGGTCGAAGGCCTTGTCACTGGAGAAGGCCAGGAAGGAAGCTGTGACTGATGGACTGAAGCGGGCACTCAG GAGTTTTGGGAATGCACTTGGAAACTGCATTCTAGACAAAGACTATCTGAGGTCACTGAGTAAGCTCCCACGACAG CTCCCTCTTGAAGTGGATTTAACTAAAACAAAGAGAGAAGATTTCGAACCATCTGTAGAGCAGGCAAGATATAACAGTTGCCGACAGAATGAAGCATTGGGACCCCCCAAAGCACAGGAAGCAGCGTCCCCTTGCAGACCAAGCCACCCCTATGATTCGAACATTAAGCTACACGAGGCTAAGGACATCAGCACCTCCTG CAGTCTGGCCACCACCTTGGAGAGTGATGCCACTCACCAGAGAAAGCTCCGGAAGCTCCGGCAGCAGCAGCTACAGCAGCAGTTCCGGGAACAGATGGAGGCTCACCGGCAGAGCCACACACCTGCCAAAGAGGTGGAAGCCACGCATGAGG GGATTCCAGCTCCTCCAAAACACAGCACCCCTGTAAATGCAGCCTCAGAACTCCTCAGGGAGAAAGCCGTCTTTCCAG AGAACCTTGAAGAGAATCTTGAAATGTGGGACCTTACTCCAGACTTAGAGGACATCTTTAAGCCCTCAGGCAGAGCAGAACCACCCCAAACCTCTGCCACTCGAACCCTCAACAACCAGGACAGTGTCCCACATATCCATTGCCACCAGAAACTACAAGAAAAACCTGGACCTGGGCACCTGCAGACCTGCAGCACTAATCAGAATGTCCTAGGTGTGTGGAAGAACAAAAATTCTGGGTTTAATTCTATAAAATGTAAAGGAAAGGTGCTAGTTTGTTTCAAGAAGTTGACTTag